In one window of Moritella sp. F3 DNA:
- a CDS encoding acyltransferase: protein MYLYSGMPLVLGHLTIEMGDNCRVSGISTLSGRSMNGEASRLIIGNNVDINWQNNIAVGGNIIIEDNVRLAGRVFLAGYPGHPIDAQERAAGAADHESQVGDIILKRDVWLATGVSVMAGVTIGEGTIVAAGSIVTHDLPAGVLAGGIPAKVIKTL from the coding sequence TTGTATTTATATTCAGGTATGCCATTGGTGTTAGGGCATCTAACCATTGAAATGGGTGATAACTGTCGAGTGTCAGGGATATCAACATTAAGTGGTCGTAGTATGAACGGAGAAGCATCTCGATTAATCATTGGTAATAATGTTGATATCAATTGGCAGAATAACATTGCTGTCGGTGGCAATATTATTATTGAAGATAATGTCAGATTAGCAGGACGCGTGTTTCTTGCTGGTTATCCTGGGCATCCTATTGACGCACAAGAGCGTGCTGCAGGCGCTGCAGATCATGAGTCACAAGTCGGTGACATTATACTCAAGCGTGACGTGTGGCTAGCGACGGGCGTGAGTGTCATGGCGGGAGTGACTATTGGCGAGGGCACTATTGTCGCCGCTGGTAGCATTGTCACGCATGATTTGCCTGCGGGCGTACTTGCTGGTGGCATTCCAGCTAAGGTCATTAAAACATTATGA
- the fabV gene encoding enoyl-ACP reductase FabV: MIIKPKTRGFICTTTHPTGCDLNVKEQIQYNKEQGAIENAPKRVLVVGSSSGYGLSSRITAAFGGGAATIGVFFEKPATERKPGTAGWYNSAAFEKYAAEEGLYAKSINGDAFSDLAKQTAINLIKEDLGQIDMVVYSLASPVRKLPSTGEVVRSCLKPIGETYTAKAVDTNKNTLFEASVEPATEEEIQDTITVMGGEDWELWMSALSEAGVLADGCKTVAYSYIGTEITWPIYWDGALGKAKQDLDRAAHAIDADLKATGGSANVAVLKSVVTQASAAIPVMPLYIAMAFRVMKEHGLHEGCLEQISRLFRGSLYPQGISEAKVDEQNRLRMDDWELRDDIQATCVKLWDEVTDDNLFETTDYQYYKDEFLALFGFGIEGVDYDADVNPIVDFEPITLS, translated from the coding sequence ATGATTATTAAACCAAAAACTCGTGGCTTCATCTGTACCACTACTCATCCTACTGGTTGTGATTTAAATGTTAAAGAACAGATACAGTACAATAAAGAACAAGGCGCAATAGAAAATGCACCGAAACGTGTTCTAGTAGTTGGCTCATCAAGTGGTTACGGGCTTTCGTCTCGTATTACTGCTGCATTCGGTGGTGGCGCTGCAACGATTGGTGTATTTTTCGAAAAACCGGCAACAGAGAGAAAACCGGGTACTGCAGGCTGGTACAACAGTGCTGCATTTGAAAAATATGCTGCAGAAGAAGGTCTATATGCAAAGAGCATTAACGGCGATGCTTTTTCTGATTTAGCAAAACAAACTGCAATTAACCTAATTAAAGAAGATTTAGGCCAAATTGATATGGTTGTTTACTCATTGGCATCGCCAGTACGTAAATTACCAAGCACAGGCGAAGTTGTTCGTTCTTGCCTAAAACCAATTGGTGAAACATATACAGCGAAAGCCGTTGATACCAATAAAAATACGTTATTTGAAGCAAGCGTTGAGCCTGCTACAGAAGAAGAAATCCAAGATACTATTACCGTTATGGGTGGTGAAGATTGGGAACTTTGGATGTCAGCATTATCAGAAGCTGGTGTATTAGCGGATGGTTGTAAAACGGTTGCTTATAGCTATATTGGTACTGAAATTACATGGCCTATTTATTGGGATGGCGCATTAGGTAAAGCGAAGCAAGACCTTGATCGTGCTGCTCATGCTATTGATGCTGATCTTAAAGCGACTGGTGGTAGTGCGAATGTTGCTGTGCTGAAAAGTGTAGTAACGCAAGCAAGTGCTGCTATCCCTGTTATGCCGCTTTATATTGCGATGGCATTCCGCGTGATGAAAGAACATGGTTTGCACGAAGGTTGCCTAGAGCAAATTTCACGTCTATTCCGTGGCTCTTTATATCCACAAGGTATCAGCGAAGCGAAAGTCGATGAGCAAAATCGTCTACGTATGGATGATTGGGAATTACGTGATGACATCCAAGCAACTTGTGTGAAATTGTGGGATGAAGTGACTGATGACAATCTATTTGAAACAACAGACTACCAATATTACAAAGATGAATTCTTAGCATTATTTGGTTTTGGTATTGAAGGCGTTGATTACGATGCTGACGTTAACCCTATTGTTGATTTTGAACCAATTACGCTGAGCTAA
- a CDS encoding capsule biosynthesis protein — MGTIIWGNIYRFIEIIWRRRYYLGVSIILAVLISSSVSILTPKRYSSHTSILVQESALLNPFLEDLSVSFNLEDRMVALRVLVHSRHILFTVAEQNGLVDKNSDYRSRDLIVSQLSDAITLTLSGTDLVIITLQWDVPSQMESILNSVSQLFIESLMAPSRASIVSSEKFLLAQLDLRREKLVVAEGKMAAFRREHLGVLPELFIQNNKTLFSIYRDIRDKDIELSGAYGQLKSLKLKLAQTNPVIGIVEEQIVSAEAKLSLLKASYTRNHSKVQSVELQLNNLKNEQQKLLSKNVEFTDEQLNQLWNLASVVDSSDGESKTPSLLLSQLENLQTAQSRVIQLENEIAMLHKQSKRLTNNVAMEADVAKELSALERDLSVNTKLYHDLLNRHEMAKVTGELGRHEESEKIKVIDRSFTPGYPTNLALVVYLIFGLVGGIGCGIGLTVAAELLDDTLWHIRKVSVFDNINILARLPSIDYEKDCDNENHG; from the coding sequence ATGGGCACTATTATTTGGGGGAATATTTATCGGTTCATTGAAATAATTTGGCGTCGACGTTATTACTTAGGTGTTTCTATTATATTGGCCGTTTTAATCTCGTCCTCAGTCAGTATTTTGACCCCTAAACGGTATTCATCTCACACCTCTATCTTGGTTCAAGAAAGTGCATTGCTTAATCCATTTTTAGAAGATTTATCTGTGTCTTTTAATCTTGAAGATCGAATGGTCGCGTTACGCGTATTAGTACATAGTCGACATATTTTGTTTACGGTTGCAGAGCAAAATGGTCTTGTCGACAAAAATAGTGATTATCGTTCACGGGATTTGATTGTTAGTCAACTGTCAGATGCGATCACACTAACCTTGTCTGGGACTGATTTAGTTATCATCACACTGCAGTGGGATGTACCGAGTCAAATGGAGTCGATTTTAAATTCTGTTAGCCAATTATTTATTGAAAGTTTAATGGCGCCAAGTCGCGCATCGATTGTTTCATCAGAAAAGTTTTTACTTGCGCAGCTCGATCTAAGGCGTGAAAAATTGGTTGTTGCAGAAGGGAAAATGGCGGCCTTTCGTCGTGAGCATTTGGGGGTATTACCTGAATTGTTTATTCAAAATAATAAAACCTTATTCTCTATTTATAGGGATATTCGAGACAAAGATATTGAACTATCGGGTGCTTACGGACAGTTAAAAAGCTTGAAACTTAAATTAGCTCAAACTAATCCGGTAATTGGTATCGTTGAAGAACAAATCGTATCAGCAGAAGCAAAGCTGTCATTGTTGAAAGCAAGCTACACGCGCAATCATTCAAAAGTACAATCTGTTGAATTACAGTTAAATAATTTAAAAAATGAACAACAGAAATTACTCAGTAAAAATGTTGAATTTACCGATGAGCAGTTAAACCAGTTATGGAACCTAGCTTCTGTGGTTGACAGCAGTGATGGAGAGAGTAAAACACCGTCACTATTGCTGTCACAACTAGAAAACCTACAAACGGCACAATCACGCGTTATTCAGTTAGAGAACGAAATCGCAATGTTACACAAACAATCGAAGCGTTTGACTAATAATGTAGCAATGGAGGCCGATGTGGCAAAGGAGCTTAGTGCGCTAGAGCGGGATCTGTCTGTGAATACTAAACTCTATCATGACCTGCTTAATCGCCATGAAATGGCCAAGGTAACAGGCGAGTTAGGGCGACATGAAGAATCTGAAAAAATCAAAGTGATCGATAGATCGTTCACTCCTGGTTATCCGACAAACTTAGCCTTGGTTGTATATCTCATTTTTGGTCTGGTGGGCGGTATCGGCTGTGGTATTGGTTTGACCGTTGCGGCCGAGTTATTAGACGATACATTGTGGCATATCAGGAAAGTCAGTGTTTTTGATAATATAAATATCCTGGCGCGATTACCTTCGATTGATTATGAAAAGGACTGCGATAATGAAAATCATGGTTGA
- a CDS encoding glycosyltransferase codes for MKNWQWIVFGEDWGRHPSSTQHLMKCMAVHHQLYWVNSIGLRRPKLNDSKRIIEKFKQLKNAKKNDFNQGEPTLMNDVQPLGILAPVAIPWPGSHIAYVINRLLLTYQTRALLAKNEIEDKVPRILWLSLPTARCVAGSLEEDLLVYYAGDDFSALNGVDNKQVRAEEAALVAQADVIFAASDNIARQFPQDKTYVLPHGVDLAHFSSSHECPDNYPKSDLVVGYYGSITTWLDFELITYLAESRPDVTFLFIGKIEMLDCDLFKVNNLIHLLDMPHEQLIQYAANWQVSLIPFVDNEQIRACNPLKLREYLAIGHPIISTRYPAVLPFMDCIYVADDKVEMLAQLNQALALSSKALAKLKNSSRKKVESASWQARCDLVSRLLAEKMDA; via the coding sequence ATGAAAAATTGGCAATGGATTGTATTCGGCGAGGACTGGGGACGTCACCCAAGTAGTACACAACATTTAATGAAATGCATGGCTGTGCATCATCAGTTGTATTGGGTCAATTCTATTGGCTTGAGACGGCCTAAATTAAACGATAGTAAGCGTATTATTGAGAAGTTTAAGCAGTTGAAAAATGCCAAAAAGAATGACTTTAACCAGGGGGAACCGACGTTAATGAATGATGTTCAGCCTCTCGGTATTCTCGCACCTGTTGCTATCCCTTGGCCTGGTAGTCACATTGCTTATGTGATTAACCGTTTGTTACTGACTTATCAAACACGGGCTTTACTTGCTAAAAATGAAATTGAGGATAAGGTTCCAAGAATATTGTGGCTTTCCTTACCGACGGCTCGCTGTGTTGCTGGTTCATTAGAAGAAGATCTGCTGGTCTATTATGCTGGCGATGACTTTAGTGCGCTAAACGGTGTCGATAATAAGCAAGTGAGGGCTGAAGAGGCGGCACTTGTTGCACAGGCTGATGTTATCTTTGCGGCGAGTGATAACATTGCACGACAATTCCCACAAGATAAGACCTATGTACTGCCTCATGGTGTTGACTTAGCACACTTTTCTAGTAGCCATGAATGCCCTGATAATTATCCTAAATCTGATTTAGTAGTTGGCTATTATGGCAGTATCACTACTTGGTTGGATTTTGAATTAATTACATATCTTGCCGAGTCTAGACCCGATGTCACCTTTTTATTTATTGGTAAAATTGAAATGCTGGACTGTGATCTTTTTAAAGTTAACAATCTTATTCATTTGCTCGATATGCCTCACGAACAACTTATTCAATATGCTGCTAACTGGCAAGTATCACTTATTCCTTTTGTTGATAACGAACAAATACGTGCGTGTAACCCATTAAAATTAAGAGAGTACCTCGCTATAGGTCACCCTATTATAAGTACTCGATATCCAGCTGTATTGCCGTTTATGGATTGCATTTATGTTGCTGATGATAAAGTCGAGATGTTAGCGCAGCTAAATCAGGCGCTCGCACTGTCGAGTAAGGCTCTGGCTAAACTAAAAAATAGTTCTCGAAAAAAGGTTGAGTCTGCGAGTTGGCAAGCTCGTTGTGACCTTGTTAGTAGGTTGTTAGCCGAAAAAATGGACGCTTAA
- a CDS encoding Nif3-like dinuclear metal center hexameric protein, giving the protein MASLNNKKLENILTEFMQPHRVRDFTVNGLQVQGKDTVTKVITGVTASQALIDAAVAQQADAILVHHGYFWKNESPAITGIKYNRIKTLIKNDINLYAYHLPLDIHPELGNNVELAKLLGITVRRGLEPWDKASVALVGKFEDEISTAELTQRIETQLNRAPLVVDAGKPIKSVAWCTGGGQSYIELAIEQGIDAFISGEASEQTIHLAREAGMSFFAAGHHATERYGVKALGEWLAEEKGLDVTFIDIDNPV; this is encoded by the coding sequence ATGGCCTCTCTTAACAATAAAAAACTTGAAAATATCTTAACTGAATTTATGCAACCTCACCGCGTACGTGACTTTACTGTCAATGGGTTGCAAGTACAGGGCAAAGACACTGTGACAAAAGTGATCACGGGTGTGACGGCTTCTCAAGCATTAATCGATGCCGCTGTAGCACAACAGGCTGATGCAATTCTAGTTCACCACGGTTATTTCTGGAAAAATGAATCACCTGCAATTACAGGTATTAAATACAACCGTATTAAGACATTGATCAAGAATGATATAAACTTATATGCTTACCATTTACCGTTAGATATTCACCCTGAGCTGGGAAATAACGTTGAATTGGCTAAATTACTTGGTATTACCGTACGTCGCGGTTTAGAACCTTGGGATAAAGCCAGTGTTGCATTAGTTGGTAAGTTTGAAGATGAAATTTCAACTGCAGAGCTGACGCAGCGTATTGAAACGCAACTCAACCGTGCACCTCTTGTTGTTGATGCTGGTAAGCCGATTAAATCTGTGGCTTGGTGTACTGGGGGCGGTCAAAGCTATATTGAACTCGCGATAGAGCAGGGTATTGACGCATTTATTAGTGGCGAAGCGTCTGAGCAAACAATTCATTTAGCTCGTGAAGCGGGAATGAGTTTCTTTGCGGCTGGTCATCACGCGACAGAGCGCTATGGCGTGAAGGCATTAGGCGAATGGTTAGCCGAAGAGAAAGGCTTGGACGTCACCTTTATTGATATCGATAATCCAGTGTAA
- a CDS encoding glycosyltransferase family 2 protein, producing the protein MKPIVSVIIPSKNCLSTLPRAIESVWQQDISKNKSKIEIVIIDDGSTDNSWKWICQLCQKHSNIIALKLESEGASTARNHAARLASGTYIAFLDADTFWYEHKLQQQITFMENNPQVGISFTNCELMNDKREVTHDRFTNSDYFQHQALQHDQDAFVLPKGAAAIFSENIIGTSTVLVRRDLYLALDGFDHNINLVSDWDLWLKFALHTAVGCIKKPLTASVCKKKGMSNQMKLLKAMEQVIKRYENKIKVIDPYAVHSAHAHLLASYAKYYRQQSCPTQALACDFKALCEQPTPRRFRNILTDLKLSFHMTKDNNTVSHS; encoded by the coding sequence ATGAAACCAATCGTGAGCGTCATTATTCCAAGTAAAAACTGCCTTTCTACCCTACCTCGCGCAATTGAGAGTGTCTGGCAGCAAGATATAAGTAAAAATAAAAGTAAAATTGAAATAGTGATTATTGATGATGGTTCAACCGATAACAGTTGGAAATGGATATGCCAACTTTGTCAAAAACACAGTAATATAATTGCGCTAAAGTTAGAATCTGAAGGTGCATCTACGGCACGAAATCATGCCGCTCGACTTGCTAGCGGAACATATATTGCATTTCTAGATGCCGATACGTTTTGGTATGAACACAAGTTACAACAACAAATCACCTTTATGGAAAACAACCCGCAAGTAGGTATCAGTTTTACTAATTGTGAGCTAATGAATGACAAAAGAGAAGTCACTCATGACCGCTTCACCAACAGTGATTACTTCCAACATCAAGCGCTTCAACATGATCAAGATGCCTTTGTTCTCCCCAAAGGGGCTGCAGCTATTTTCTCAGAGAATATAATAGGTACATCAACAGTACTTGTTAGACGGGATTTATATTTGGCTTTAGATGGTTTTGACCATAATATAAATTTAGTCTCTGATTGGGACTTATGGCTAAAATTTGCATTACACACAGCGGTAGGTTGTATCAAGAAGCCCTTAACAGCTAGCGTCTGCAAAAAAAAAGGGATGAGTAATCAAATGAAGCTATTAAAAGCAATGGAACAAGTTATCAAGCGCTATGAAAACAAAATAAAAGTAATTGACCCTTACGCGGTGCATTCTGCTCATGCACACTTATTAGCATCCTATGCTAAATATTATCGCCAACAATCCTGCCCCACTCAAGCCTTAGCTTGTGACTTTAAGGCGCTATGCGAACAACCAACACCGCGACGATTTCGTAATATATTGACCGATTTAAAACTCAGTTTTCATATGACTAAAGACAATAATACCGTGAGTCACAGTTAA
- a CDS encoding glycosyltransferase produces MKIMVEIIQHLKPGGIEKLVLDIMRLQEPEVEVYIVALEGEELACLQHWPALKSYQDRLIFLDKEPGFKLSTIKRLKKVLTNLRADIIHTHHIGPLLYGVMATLRLQSIQHIHTEHDAWHLRDNKQLQMTKLMLRLKHITLVADADTVGMQLSQVLGRGVNPVTILNGIDTEKFSPSLSHSRYKHNTRVFKIGCAARLVKEKSLDVLIKSIANIPDVELYIAGDGPEKQNLNKLVLELDLSTKVKFIGYTDDMVGFYHQLDLFVLTSSNEGLPLSILESQSCNVPVLCSDVGAVHEGVCQNTGHLIRLNTVNEFHIAIQAQMKRTSEYYPRDFITKHFDIRMMIKAYNQLIKE; encoded by the coding sequence ATGAAAATCATGGTTGAAATAATTCAACACTTAAAACCGGGCGGGATTGAGAAATTGGTTCTTGATATTATGCGATTACAAGAGCCTGAAGTTGAAGTGTATATTGTTGCATTGGAAGGTGAAGAGTTAGCTTGTTTGCAGCACTGGCCTGCACTTAAAAGCTATCAAGACCGCCTGATATTTTTGGATAAAGAGCCTGGGTTTAAACTTTCGACAATAAAACGATTAAAAAAAGTATTAACGAACTTGCGTGCTGACATTATCCATACCCATCATATTGGTCCGCTACTTTATGGTGTGATGGCCACACTACGGCTGCAGAGTATACAACATATTCATACTGAGCATGATGCGTGGCATTTACGTGATAATAAGCAATTACAGATGACCAAACTAATGCTGCGCTTGAAACATATCACTTTAGTCGCTGATGCAGATACTGTTGGGATGCAACTATCGCAAGTACTTGGTCGAGGTGTTAACCCTGTGACTATCTTGAATGGTATTGATACTGAAAAATTCTCACCGAGTTTAAGTCACTCGCGTTATAAGCATAATACCAGGGTATTTAAGATTGGCTGTGCAGCTAGATTAGTGAAAGAGAAATCACTAGATGTCTTGATAAAATCGATAGCGAATATTCCTGATGTTGAGCTGTATATTGCTGGTGATGGTCCTGAAAAGCAAAATTTAAATAAATTAGTGCTAGAACTAGACCTATCAACTAAAGTTAAATTTATTGGCTATACGGATGATATGGTTGGATTTTATCATCAGTTAGACTTGTTTGTTTTAACCTCCTCTAATGAGGGACTGCCTTTATCAATTTTAGAATCACAATCTTGCAACGTCCCAGTTCTCTGTAGCGATGTAGGTGCTGTGCATGAAGGGGTATGCCAGAACACTGGGCATTTAATCAGATTAAATACTGTGAATGAATTTCATATCGCGATCCAAGCGCAAATGAAACGTACGAGTGAGTATTACCCACGTGATTTTATAACTAAGCACTTTGATATCAGAATGATGATTAAGGCTTATAATCAATTAATTAAGGAGTAG
- a CDS encoding pyrimidine 5'-nucleotidase, translating into MQKINQAETYLFDLDDTLYCPSLGILKQVESRMHHFIANALSLPLPEATVLSNQYYKQYGGTVKGLVKHHDISRDDFIHYCHDVDMTALTIQPNIISQINQLSGRKIIYTNSPKHYATKVLTKLALIDSFDAIFSLEDANYELKPHNASYQQLCDTHAINNHKTVFFDDQLRNLKPAKALGMTTVWLSSSEQVVTDLNYTADYEANNLAQFFNLLQLS; encoded by the coding sequence ATGCAAAAAATTAATCAAGCTGAAACCTACCTATTCGATTTAGATGATACCCTTTACTGCCCTTCTTTAGGCATATTGAAGCAAGTTGAATCACGGATGCACCATTTTATTGCTAACGCCCTTTCTCTTCCATTACCAGAGGCTACGGTATTATCTAACCAATACTACAAGCAGTATGGCGGCACCGTTAAAGGTTTAGTAAAGCACCACGATATTAGCCGCGATGATTTTATCCATTATTGCCATGATGTTGATATGACTGCGCTAACCATCCAGCCAAATATCATCAGTCAGATAAACCAATTATCCGGTCGTAAAATAATTTATACCAATTCACCAAAACATTACGCGACCAAAGTTTTAACTAAATTAGCGTTAATCGATAGTTTTGATGCTATTTTTTCATTAGAAGATGCCAATTATGAGTTAAAACCACACAATGCGAGCTACCAACAGCTTTGTGATACGCACGCCATTAATAACCATAAGACTGTCTTCTTTGATGATCAACTACGTAACCTAAAACCAGCAAAAGCCCTTGGTATGACTACAGTATGGCTTTCGAGTTCAGAGCAAGTCGTGACAGATCTTAACTATACCGCAGATTACGAGGCAAATAATTTAGCCCAGTTTTTCAATTTGTTACAGCTAAGCTAA